In Desulfofustis limnaeus, the genomic stretch TTCGTTTACGCGGGGTGACGATGTAAAACGAACGATGCATATCCAGCCCCTTGATTCTTGTTTCCTGCAGTGTACCGGTGGCCAGTTCGTCGCGGATCGCTGTCCGGGAGATGACCGCCACGCCGAGTCCCGCCTTGACGGCTTCCTTGATGGCGGTGCTGGAGCCGAGTCTGGCCCTGATCCTGAGTTCCGTCTGGGGCAGGCCAGCCTGGTTGAGAAACTGTTGCACATGGCGGCCTGTTCCCGAACCTTCTTCCCGGATCAAGAAATCATACGAGGTGAGTAAGGAAACCTCGATCTCATCGGGCAATCCCTGGTCGATGCGCGACGCCAGGATCAACTCGTCGCCGGCAAACGCGGTATAATTCAGTCTGGTTGAAGGGATCTTGGCCCCAACCACACCGAGGTAGAGGCGATGGTCATTGACTCGTTTGATGATCTCCGCCGAATCGTTGATGACAATGGTAAAGGACACACCGGGGTAGGTCTGCTTGAAGGCTGCCGCCTGTTCGGGGAGGAGGTAGGCCCCGGGGATGGTACTGGCGCCGATGGTCAGGTCGCCGGCCACCTGTTTGGTGGCTGCGGCCAGCGTCTCTTTGAGCCGGTCCATCTCGTCGAGAAGGGCCATTGCCTTCGGGAAGAGGAGCTGGGCCTCCGGGGTGGGAGCGATGGAACGTCCCAAGCGGTCGAACAGACGACACCCCAGCTTCTCCTCGAGATTGTGCATGTGTTCGCTGACCGTCGGCTGGCTGGTGAAGAGCTGCTCTGCCGCCTTGGTAAAGCTTCTCGTCTGATAGACGGTGACGAAAATCCGTAAATGTCTTGTTTCCATGGCCACTTACCAGAATGTGGATAAAAATAAGGTTCATCCGGATTCAGTGTACGTTTTTGAGTTACCGGCAAAGAACCCGGTAGCAGATACGTACGCATGAGTCGGAATCATCAAAAATCGGAATATTTAATTATTCTAATCCATATCGTCTATATCGGTCAATACCGACAGGGTGGAAGGATGCTCGTTGCTTGGCGTCCATCACGTGTTCTGCGGGCAACGGGCTGGGGACCTTTACCTGGCGTAATCGATGCGCCTATGTTACCGTGCTCGACGCCTGGTCGACGGGCTCAGGCCTTGCCGGTCTGGAGTCCGGCAGTACCAGGTAGAACCAGGAGACTGGATCGATCATGTCGCCCCTACAACGGCACGTTAGCCGACAAGGACACCACCATGAACAAACAGACCCAATGCGTACACAGCGGTACTCGTCCGGACCCGCAGACCGGCGGGATCAATACCCCGATCTTCACCTCGTCGGCATTCACCTACCTGGGCAAGGAGGTCAACCCGTACCCCCGCTATTTCAATACGCCTAACCAGGAGGCGGTGGTAGCCAAGCTCTGCGCCCTGGAGGAAGCGGAGGACGGCCTGCTCTTCAGCTCCGGTATGGCGGCGGTGGTTACCACCATTTTGGCCTTGGTGCGCAGCGGCGAACACGTGGTGGTGCAGGACGAATTGTATGGCGGCACGCACGCCATGCTCACCGGCCTGCTGTCCCGCTTCGGGGTCCGTTACCGTTTCGTCGGAAAGTCCGTCCAGTCGTTTGCGGCGGCGATCGAAGAGAAGACCAAACTCATCTATATCGAGACACCGACCAATCCGCTGCTCGGTATCGTCGATATTCGCGAGATCACCGCCCTGGCCCAAGACAAGGGTATCATCACCGTTATCGACAACACGTTTGCCTCGCCGATCAATCAGACGCCGCGGACGCTCGGGGTCGATGTGGTGGTGCACAGCGGCACCAAGTATCTGGGTGGCCACAGCGACCTCTGCTGTGGCGCCGCCCTGTTTGGCCGCGAGCATGGCGACCGGCTGCGACACGCCGCCATCAACCTGGGCGGCAACCTCAATGCCGAGGCCTGCAGCCTGTTGGAGCGAAGCCTCAAGACCCTGCATTTGCGGGTCAGCAAACAGACGGAGAACGCCGCCGCCGTCGCCGCGTTTCTCGAGGAGCACGGGGCGGTGTCGGCCGTCCATTATCCGGGGCTGACCAGCCACCCCGGACACCAGGTAGCACGGCGGCAGATGAGCGGCTTCGGGGCCATGCTCAGCTTCGAACTGGGAGGGAAGGCGCCGGCAACCGACGTTTTCCTGAAAAGACTGAAGATGATCGTTCCGGCGCTCAGTCTGGGCGGTGTCGAGTCAACCATTTGCGACCCGGCTCGCACCTCGCATGCCAAGATGAGTGCCGAAGAACGGCAACGGGTGGGAATCAGCGACCGGCTGCTGCGGCTATCGGTGGGAATTGAACACCCCGACGATTTGACTGCAGATCTCGCCCAGGCCTTGGGCGGTTGACCGTTCGTTCGTGACGCTCCGTCACCATGGACGCCTGACCATGGTGACGAAAGGGCGCTGCGTCGGTACAGCTTCGCTTTGACGATGGTGAAGGCCTAGCGTTTCTGCTCGATCTGCTCGAAACAGGGGATGCAGTAGGTCCTGCCGGCCAGCCGCCGGGTTCGCGTCTCCATGGTCTTTTCGTTACAGGCGCTGCAGGTCAGGCTCTGCATGATCCGCGCCGGTCGTGGCCTGGTCCCGTCGACGGTCTGTTTGGCGAACAAGGTCTCCAACGGCAGTTCCATAATCCTTGTTTGGCTCTGCCGGCGCAGGAGTTCGAGGCGCGCCTGTTCCTCTCGCGAGAGGGTTCCCTCGATGCTTTTCGCCATCAACCCGCTCATCTCTTCATGGCCGCCGTCCTGCCGGTAATTGTTGAGTGTCAGACGGATACCGCGGTTACTGCTTCGATCAAAGAACGAAAATGCCATTTTCCCGTAATCACGATGAATCAGGTTGCCTTTGCCGAACGTGCATCCGGTCAGGTACTGGATGGCATCGACGCCGCACATGTCGGTCTCGGTGACGCAGACCAGATCGGCGGCCGATGTTTCGGGGAATTCCCGCGAAGCGTACTCGGCAGCGCGAATACCGATGGCAAGGCCGGGACAGCGGTGACCGTGGAAAGAGACGACCCGCTCGATGACTTCTGCAGCATAAGAACAACTCATGATGATCTCCGCTCTAGATTCAATGATCCGCCCGGTGGGGCAGGATGATGGTCTGGTTGTCGATGCGATGGATGGCCACTCGGACGCCGTATACCGCTTCGATGACTTCCGGGGTCAACTCGTCGCTGCCGCTGACGCTATGGATCCTGCCGTCTTTGAGGAAGCAGAAACGGTCGCCGTAGCGCAACGCGCTGTTCAGATCGTGCATGGTCATGACCGCGGAAATCTTATGCTCGCTGACTATCCTACGGATAATCGAGAGGATGTGCAATTGGTTCTTGAGATCGAGCGAGGCGGTCGGTTCGTCCAGCAGCAGCAATCGCGGTTCCTGGACCAGGGCCCGGGCGATGGCGACTTTCTGCAACTCACCACCGCTCAATTCGTCGATATAGCGCAGGGCCAGGTGGTCCATATGGAGCAGTGACAGAGCGCTGTTCACCAGGCGCAGATCCCGGTCGGCGACTCGCCAGTTCAGGTGCGGCTTGCGCCCCAGCAGAACCGTATCAAAGACGGTGAAACGTGCCGTTTCCGCCCGTTGCGGGACGTAGCCGATGAGACGGGCGATCTCTGCCGCCTTCATCGACAGGACGTTGCGATCTTCAACCAGGATCGCGCCGTTGCTCGGTTTGTGAATGGCGTTGAGGCATTTGAGCAAGGTGGTCTTGCCCACCCCGTTGGGGCCGAGGATGGCCAGCAGCTGCCCCGGCATTACCGTCAGATCGATGCGCTCCAGGACGGCTGTGCCGTTATAGGCGAAAGCCAGGTCGTGAATGGCGATACTCATCGTCGACTCCTGAGGATGATGAGCCAGAAAAAGGCCGGGGCGCCGAGAAACGAGGTCAGCACCGAAACCGGCAGCACGTGGGGGAGCAGAATCATCCGGGCCACGGTATCGGAGATGAGCAGCAGCAGGGCGCCGGCAATGATCGAGGCGGGCAGCAGGAAGCGGTGGTCGGCGCCGATAATGCGCCGGACCAGGTGCGGAATGATCAGGCCCACGAAACCGATGATGCCGAGAAAGGCGATGATCACCGCGGTCAGCAGGGAGGCCAGCAGCATGCCGGTCATCCGCAGCCGCTCAACCCGGACGCCCAAGCTCTTGGCGGTCTCGTCGCCG encodes the following:
- a CDS encoding selenium metabolism-associated LysR family transcriptional regulator codes for the protein METRHLRIFVTVYQTRSFTKAAEQLFTSQPTVSEHMHNLEEKLGCRLFDRLGRSIAPTPEAQLLFPKAMALLDEMDRLKETLAAATKQVAGDLTIGASTIPGAYLLPEQAAAFKQTYPGVSFTIVINDSAEIIKRVNDHRLYLGVVGAKIPSTRLNYTAFAGDELILASRIDQGLPDEIEVSLLTSYDFLIREEGSGTGRHVQQFLNQAGLPQTELRIRARLGSSTAIKEAVKAGLGVAVISRTAIRDELATGTLQETRIKGLDMHRSFYIVTPRKRTMPNHYQVFLDYLQASPPVVPAP
- a CDS encoding trans-sulfuration enzyme family protein, coding for MNKQTQCVHSGTRPDPQTGGINTPIFTSSAFTYLGKEVNPYPRYFNTPNQEAVVAKLCALEEAEDGLLFSSGMAAVVTTILALVRSGEHVVVQDELYGGTHAMLTGLLSRFGVRYRFVGKSVQSFAAAIEEKTKLIYIETPTNPLLGIVDIREITALAQDKGIITVIDNTFASPINQTPRTLGVDVVVHSGTKYLGGHSDLCCGAALFGREHGDRLRHAAINLGGNLNAEACSLLERSLKTLHLRVSKQTENAAAVAAFLEEHGAVSAVHYPGLTSHPGHQVARRQMSGFGAMLSFELGGKAPATDVFLKRLKMIVPALSLGGVESTICDPARTSHAKMSAEERQRVGISDRLLRLSVGIEHPDDLTADLAQALGG
- a CDS encoding FmdE family protein, giving the protein MSCSYAAEVIERVVSFHGHRCPGLAIGIRAAEYASREFPETSAADLVCVTETDMCGVDAIQYLTGCTFGKGNLIHRDYGKMAFSFFDRSSNRGIRLTLNNYRQDGGHEEMSGLMAKSIEGTLSREEQARLELLRRQSQTRIMELPLETLFAKQTVDGTRPRPARIMQSLTCSACNEKTMETRTRRLAGRTYCIPCFEQIEQKR
- a CDS encoding ABC transporter ATP-binding protein, whose amino-acid sequence is MSIAIHDLAFAYNGTAVLERIDLTVMPGQLLAILGPNGVGKTTLLKCLNAIHKPSNGAILVEDRNVLSMKAAEIARLIGYVPQRAETARFTVFDTVLLGRKPHLNWRVADRDLRLVNSALSLLHMDHLALRYIDELSGGELQKVAIARALVQEPRLLLLDEPTASLDLKNQLHILSIIRRIVSEHKISAVMTMHDLNSALRYGDRFCFLKDGRIHSVSGSDELTPEVIEAVYGVRVAIHRIDNQTIILPHRADH